A genomic segment from Spinacia oleracea cultivar Varoflay chromosome 3, BTI_SOV_V1, whole genome shotgun sequence encodes:
- the LOC130469943 gene encoding uncharacterized protein, producing MMKAPKCVENIDECNDLVISWILTSLEPSIGRSVLNLRTAREIWLNLEKRFFQSSSPQLYTIQQQFSDLSQEQNEEISRFFTKIKLLWDQLDGLDHIPACTCTRCSCTLTLKLLKIQQNQRLIQFLMKLSQKFDHSKSTILMMNPLPTISKAYGLLLQEEQQKVVYTSRTQLTTESAALATRRFNDNKPYKSQYTPGTRNVPQNSTNQSRNFSYNRNNLFCEHCKMKNHTIDKCWKLHGYPKDFKNKGKRVAAAAQLEDYVNKENQSEDNPGVIHATFTEEQYNQLMKCFNIQHVSNQAENHGSSSLGLAATSQFKGVHSASNLISKESGS from the exons ATGATGAAGGCGCCAAAATGCGTCGAGAATATCGACGA ATGCAATGATCTTGTTATCTCTTGGATATTAACTTCTCTGGAACCTTCAATTGGAAGGAGTGTGTTGAATCTTAGAACAGCAAGGGAAATTTGGCTTAATTTAGAGAAGAGGTTTTTCCAGTCTTCTAGTCCTCAACTATACactattcaacaacaattcagTGATCTAAGTCAAGAACAGAATGAAGAGATATCGAGATTTTTCACTAAAATCAAACTATTGTGGGATCAGCTTGATGGATTAGATCATATTCCTGCCTGTACATGCACTAGATGTAGTTGTACTCTTACCTTGAAGTTACTGAAGATACAACAGAACCAAAGGTTGATACAGTTTTTGATGAAACTAAGCCAGAAATTTGATCACTCTAAGAGCACTATACTCATGATGAATCCACTTCCTACAATCTCTAAAGCTTATGGTCTGCTACTTCAAGAGGAACAACAGAAGGTAGTTTACACAAGCAGAACACAGCTTACAACAGAATCTGCAGCACTTGCAACTAGGAGATTCAATGACAACAAGCCTTATAAAAGTCAGTATACACCAGGTACAAGAAACGTCCCACAGAACTCAACCAACCAGTCTAGAAACTTCAGTTACAACAGAAACAACTTATTTTGTGAACATTGCAAAATGAAAAATCACACAATAGACAAATGTTGGAAGTTGCATGGTTATCCAaaagattttaagaataaaggcaagagagtggctgcaGCAGCTCAGCTAGAGGATTATGTAAACAAGGAGAACCAATCTGAAGATAATCCAGGAGTCATACATGCTACTTTCACTGAAGAACAATATAATCAGCTAATGAAATGTTTCAACATTCAACATGTTTCTAACCAAGCTGAGAATCATGGCTCTAGCTCTCTTGGTTTAGCAGCCACTTCTCAATTCAAAGGTGTACATTCTGCCTCTAATCTGATTTCAAAAGAAAGTGGATCCTAG